A genomic window from Candidatus Bathyarchaeota archaeon includes:
- a CDS encoding MFS transporter: protein MRRSPILFMLTLSTLSSLGVGLLGPIYPIFVVNRFSASIIDFGLSYAILCSVAAIFKTPAGKLVDIYGKKKIFFTGIMIGAICSLSYVFVINLMQLYVVDFFFGLSYALQRPALLALAADLSDDNRGLFLGAFESAYDVAEAIAAVISILIVSQFGFEPIFLISSSFQMTTGFFVLKSINRR, encoded by the coding sequence ATGCGGAGGTCACCAATCCTCTTCATGCTTACATTAAGTACTCTAAGCTCTTTAGGAGTCGGTTTGCTAGGTCCAATTTATCCCATATTCGTTGTTAACCGTTTTTCAGCATCTATTATAGATTTTGGCTTATCATATGCAATTTTATGTTCGGTTGCAGCTATTTTTAAGACACCTGCAGGAAAGCTCGTCGACATTTACGGAAAGAAGAAGATCTTCTTCACTGGGATTATGATAGGAGCTATATGTTCCTTATCCTATGTTTTTGTAATTAATTTGATGCAACTTTATGTTGTAGACTTTTTCTTTGGATTATCCTATGCTCTACAACGCCCAGCCCTTCTCGCATTGGCAGCGGACTTAAGCGATGATAATAGAGGCTTATTTTTAGGTGCATTCGAGTCGGCTTATGATGTGGCTGAGGCTATTGCTGCGGTAATATCTATTCTAATAGTGAGTCAATTCGGGTTTGAACCAATATTTTTAATAAGCTCTTCATTTCAGATGACAACGGGATTTTTTGTTTTAAAATCAATTAATAGGAGATAA